GTGGTATACAATAATCATGAAGCGTATCCGCTCATTCAATTTTTTGTTCATGGCTTTCATGAATGATTTACGAGAAAGGGATGATAGAATCATGCCGCGAATTCATTTTATTTGCAAATCCTGCGGGGAAATATTTGTTGAGTTTGTGAAATTTGAGGATCGGGATAAACTAACATGCCCTGCATGCGGATCGAAGGAAATAAAGCAAGATTTCTCTGGAAAGTGGAACGGGAGCGTTTATGGCGGTTCCAGTCAAAATAAACCTAAGTCTTCCGGATTTACTTGAGCGTCCTGTTAATGGAAGGCGGCGCCTCCCAAAATGTCTTAATAAAAACGAAACAAGGCGGATTTTCCCGCCTTGTTTCGTTTTTTTTTTTTGCCCGTGTGCACATGAACAAAAACAGAAAAATCATGCTTTTTTACTATGTCAAATAGTCCGATTTGATCATCGACCATATACCCATATAGGTATATGATGAAAGCAAATACAAGGAGGTGCTGGTAATGAATTGTGACGGGTACGGGTAAGACGTTTGCCAGAATTCTCGCCGAATTTGGAACAAGTACTTATTTTCTTGGATATTTATTTCGTTTGCAGTATTCCCGTAAGCCTTAATTCACGAGATCGGTTAAGAAGGTGTGGCAAATGGCAAAACGAGTAGTTTTTCTGGGCGCCGGAACCGGCGGCACAATGGCTGCAAATCGACTCGCCCGTGAAATGTCCGAAGAGATACAGCGCAATGAGTTAGAAATCATTTTGCTGGGAGACACGGATCAACACGTATATCAACCGGGATTTCTTTATATTGCCTTGGACCGGGAAATTCCAGAAAAGTATAAGCGTTCCCAACAACAATTGATTGTGCCGGGAGTTCAATTTGTAGTTGATTCTGTGAAAGAGATTCAGGCTCAACAACGAACAATTATTACAAAAAAAGGACATCGAATTCCGTATGACTTCCTTGTCGTCGCGACCGGATCCGTGCCAAATCTTGATTCGATACCCGGGTTCAGGCAAGATGCGAATTCATTCTATACGTTGTCAGAAGCTTTGCGTTTGCGAGAGAAAATTCAATCGTTTAAAGGCGGAAAAGTAGTAATGATTGTGGGTGTGCCGCATAAATGTCCGGTTGCACCACTGGAGTTTATGTTTATGCTTGATGATTCACTTCGCCAGGCTGGAAAACGGGAGGATGCAGAGCTTGTTTATACGTACCCGATCGGTCGGCTTCACTCCCTTGTCCCCGTGGCAGAATGGGCCGAAAAAGAATTCGAGAAACGCAATATTAAAGGAGAAACATTTTTTAATGTGGAAAGCATTGATCCGGCAAACCATACAGTTTTTACTCTGGAAGGTGAAGAAGTAAAGTATGATCTGCTAATCGGGATTCCTCCACATGAAGGAGCGCCGGTGATACGAAATAGCGGATTAGGCGATGCGGAGGGCTGGCTGCCGACAGATCCCAAAACACTGAAGTTGAAAGGAAATGAACACATCTATGTACTGGGTGATGCTACAGATCTCCCCATTTCCAAAGCAGGCTCCACAGCACATTATCAGTCGGAAGTTGTTGCAAGAAATCTTATTCATGAGCTAAGAGGCGAACCGCCAACCACTTTATACAATGGCAAAGTATTTTGCTTTATCGAGTCTGGTCTTGAAGAAGCTACACATATTACGTTTGACTATCGTACACCGCCGCAACCTGCAAAAGCCACCACTATGACCCACATGTTTAAACTTGCTTTTAATGAAATGTATTGGCTCTCGCTGCGTGGACTTATCTAATCGAGGGGCGAGTGATCCTTATGAACGGGAACGTGAATCCGGAAACTTTGAGCCAATCTGACAATGCACCCATTTTATCCATTGAATCGGAATTGAATGAACAGACAATCGGAAACATTCGGGAATTGGCAGTCCTGTTAAACGCCATGCGCGATGCGATGACTCCGGAAATTGTCGGGGAAATGGTCGGTTCGTTTGTGAAAATTGTTACATTGGCTGATCAATTGAATCAACCTTCAACCTTGCGATTGGTGGATTTCTATTTGACCCATGCGGAAACAGTCGAACAACTGTTTAAAAGAATCGCAAAAATGGAAGACAATGGTTTTTTGGAACGGTTGGAGAATTTGTTGCCGGTTATGGGAGCCATGCTGGATGTTCTGTCTCCTGAAATTCTAATAAGTTTGTTGCGATCTGTTGTTCAAATAATCGAATTATTGGATGCTTTCTTGCAAACTGATATTTCCAAAAAATTTCCAGACATCATAAATGATTTTGATAAAAGGTTGCAAGAAACACGAAAACAGAAAGGCATGGTGCAACTCATGAAGCAACTGCGGGAACCGGAATTGCAAGCCGGACTTCACACAGTGTTCCAACTGCTCCGAAGCATTGGAATCCATACTGCCAACAATAACTGAATACAAATTCCTGTATCAAGTCAACTTCATGGAAAACTCATTCAAAAATCAATTGTTCAAAATCTGGTGACTGATAAAAAGGAGGAGTTTCAATGAGTGGGCAAAAACGTATGAGTATTGTAGTGTTTAATGGAACGGTGGATAAACTGTATCCCGTATCGATCATTAGTTCTGGTGCGGTCATGAATGATATGAAAGTCGATATTTTTCTTACATTCTGGGGATTGATGGTATTCCGCAAAGGAGAGCCCTATAAGGTTCAGAACGTCAGCAAGGATTATGAAGCAATGGGTCCGGCGATGATGCGAATGATGCAAGAGAAGAACGTGCCTTCTTGGTATGACACCTTGCTCCAGGCTAAAGAACTTGGTGATGTAAAAGTTCATGCCTGCGCAATGACGGCAGATCTTTTTGATCTTGGCATCGAAGACTTTGAACCTATTATTGATGATGTGATTGGCGTCGGCGAGTTTGTCGAAATGACAGGACAGTCTGATTCTACACTATTCATTTAAGGAATGGGGTGCAAAATATGGGAAACGAAACAGTTACTCGCGAAATTGATGCTCGAGGAAGCTACTGCCCTGGCCCAATGATGGAATTGATCCGGGTGATACGTTCCGCTCAAGTTGGAGAAGTGATTTCTGTCCTTTCCACTGACCAAGGTTCAAGACGCGACATTCCCAAATGGGTAGAAAAAGCCAAACAAGAGTTAGTGGGAATTGAACCATTGGATGGATATGATCGAATTATCGTTCGCAAAATTAAATAGATCATGAATAGTTTCCGCCAATCCATCCGTAAAGCCCTGGAAAGGATGATTTAACTCCTCGGCAGGGTGAAGAATTTGTAAATAGAGTTTGTAATAGAAAAGCACCGGAACGGGTGCTTTTTTTGTCGATGTCGCAAAGGCCGCTCTCTCTTATGGAATGTTTTGTCAACCAAGGCATGCAACAAATGTACACACGCTTCCGGCACGATTTGCAAATG
Above is a window of Fodinisporobacter ferrooxydans DNA encoding:
- a CDS encoding sulfurtransferase TusA family protein — translated: MGNETVTREIDARGSYCPGPMMELIRVIRSAQVGEVISVLSTDQGSRRDIPKWVEKAKQELVGIEPLDGYDRIIVRKIK
- a CDS encoding NAD(P)/FAD-dependent oxidoreductase, with product MAKRVVFLGAGTGGTMAANRLAREMSEEIQRNELEIILLGDTDQHVYQPGFLYIALDREIPEKYKRSQQQLIVPGVQFVVDSVKEIQAQQRTIITKKGHRIPYDFLVVATGSVPNLDSIPGFRQDANSFYTLSEALRLREKIQSFKGGKVVMIVGVPHKCPVAPLEFMFMLDDSLRQAGKREDAELVYTYPIGRLHSLVPVAEWAEKEFEKRNIKGETFFNVESIDPANHTVFTLEGEEVKYDLLIGIPPHEGAPVIRNSGLGDAEGWLPTDPKTLKLKGNEHIYVLGDATDLPISKAGSTAHYQSEVVARNLIHELRGEPPTTLYNGKVFCFIESGLEEATHITFDYRTPPQPAKATTMTHMFKLAFNEMYWLSLRGLI
- a CDS encoding DUF1641 domain-containing protein; the encoded protein is MNGNVNPETLSQSDNAPILSIESELNEQTIGNIRELAVLLNAMRDAMTPEIVGEMVGSFVKIVTLADQLNQPSTLRLVDFYLTHAETVEQLFKRIAKMEDNGFLERLENLLPVMGAMLDVLSPEILISLLRSVVQIIELLDAFLQTDISKKFPDIINDFDKRLQETRKQKGMVQLMKQLREPELQAGLHTVFQLLRSIGIHTANNN
- a CDS encoding DsrE/DsrF/DrsH-like family protein yields the protein MSGQKRMSIVVFNGTVDKLYPVSIISSGAVMNDMKVDIFLTFWGLMVFRKGEPYKVQNVSKDYEAMGPAMMRMMQEKNVPSWYDTLLQAKELGDVKVHACAMTADLFDLGIEDFEPIIDDVIGVGEFVEMTGQSDSTLFI
- a CDS encoding FmdB family zinc ribbon protein, translating into MPRIHFICKSCGEIFVEFVKFEDRDKLTCPACGSKEIKQDFSGKWNGSVYGGSSQNKPKSSGFT